In the genome of Acidimicrobiia bacterium, one region contains:
- a CDS encoding AI-2E family transporter: MSTERLRSLGVAAWSLLGTLLLLAACLWLLGRVWIIVPPVVIAIAIVYVLNPVVTRLQRRGMARWMGSCLSYLVLMGVLTLVGFLIAPSIGEQAGQLADDFPSIYDDLVLDVEEFAEGLGLGIDLPDYDELRERLAGDGGTFFGDQLRRITDITLSVLEAAVLLLLAPVVAFYVLLDLPTVRAKTMALIPARHRAEIVFVSRRLGTAVGGFLRGQLMVALIVGFMTSFGFWLVGLPFWLLIGMIAGFLNIIPFVGPWVGGTLGVMVALATRDLQTAAWAGMVALIVQQVDNHFISPTVLRATVRLHPALIILGLILGAALGGFWGVFLAVPVMASTKIVAGHLWRTRVLGEPWEVVAAGSGAEEQGEGA, translated from the coding sequence ATGAGCACCGAGCGCCTGCGCTCGCTGGGGGTGGCCGCATGGAGCCTCCTCGGGACACTGCTGCTGCTCGCCGCATGCCTGTGGCTGCTGGGACGGGTCTGGATCATCGTGCCGCCCGTCGTGATCGCCATCGCCATCGTCTACGTGCTCAACCCGGTGGTCACCCGCCTGCAGCGCCGGGGGATGGCGCGCTGGATGGGATCGTGCCTCTCGTACCTGGTGCTGATGGGCGTGCTCACCCTCGTCGGTTTCCTGATCGCCCCTTCGATCGGGGAGCAGGCCGGCCAGCTCGCCGACGACTTCCCCAGCATCTACGACGACCTCGTCCTCGACGTCGAGGAGTTCGCGGAGGGCCTCGGCCTGGGCATCGATCTGCCCGACTACGACGAGCTGAGGGAGCGCCTCGCCGGTGACGGAGGAACCTTCTTCGGCGACCAGCTGAGGCGGATCACCGACATCACCCTGTCGGTGCTCGAGGCGGCGGTGCTGCTGTTGCTCGCTCCCGTGGTCGCCTTCTACGTGTTGCTCGACCTTCCGACAGTTCGCGCCAAGACGATGGCACTGATCCCCGCCAGGCATCGGGCCGAGATCGTCTTCGTGTCACGACGCCTGGGGACCGCGGTGGGTGGATTCCTGCGCGGGCAGTTGATGGTGGCGTTGATCGTGGGCTTCATGACCTCGTTCGGGTTCTGGTTGGTCGGTCTGCCGTTCTGGCTGCTGATCGGGATGATCGCCGGGTTCCTCAACATCATCCCGTTCGTCGGCCCGTGGGTGGGCGGAACCCTCGGGGTGATGGTCGCCCTGGCCACCCGCGACCTGCAGACGGCCGCCTGGGCGGGCATGGTGGCGCTGATCGTCCAGCAGGTTGACAACCACTTCATCAGCCCGACGGTGCTGCGGGCCACCGTGCGCCTTCATCCGGCCCTGATCATTCTCGGGCTCATCCTGGGCGCCGCTCTGGGCGGATTCTGGGGGGTGTTCCTGGCGGTCCCGGTGATGGCGTCGACCAAGATCGTCGCGGGCCATCTGTGGCGGACCCGGGTGCTGGGAGAGCCGTGGGAGGTGGTGGCCGCCGGTTCCGGTGCAGAGGAGCAAGGCGAGGGCGCCTGA
- a CDS encoding DUF3263 domain-containing protein has product MSRSYHHHGMLTEGDRAILEFEGSWWLYPGPKDLAIRQYLGISATTYYQALRRLCEDPSAERTAPLTVRRMRRVRSDAQRRIREKHAGDSRPG; this is encoded by the coding sequence ATGAGCCGCTCGTACCATCACCACGGCATGCTGACCGAGGGCGACCGCGCCATCCTTGAGTTCGAGGGGTCCTGGTGGCTGTACCCCGGGCCGAAGGACCTGGCGATCCGCCAGTACCTGGGGATCAGCGCCACCACCTACTACCAGGCGCTTCGCCGGCTTTGCGAGGACCCTTCCGCCGAACGGACGGCTCCGCTGACGGTTCGCCGCATGCGGCGAGTTCGCAGCGACGCCCAGCGTCGCATCCGGGAGAAGCACGCCGGCGACAGCCGACCCGGATGA
- a CDS encoding Flp family type IVb pilin gives MRAEDGATMIEYAVMVSLVAMMAFLAVQLFGAAVLGLFSDAVDVMP, from the coding sequence ATGCGAGCTGAGGACGGCGCCACCATGATCGAGTACGCGGTCATGGTCTCGCTGGTGGCGATGATGGCCTTCCTCGCCGTGCAGCTGTTCGGCGCGGCGGTGCTCGGCCTGTTCTCCGATGCCGTCGACGTCATGCCCTGA
- a CDS encoding RNA methyltransferase: MAPPGIGDSVEGVHAVDAALGAGRVTRLTVERGRANALGEMLDRARAAGVPVDLVDDVRRSAATDAPQGVLATCRPIRPVSLDEAVAASTPAAVLVLDHLEDPRNVGAIARTAVAAGFGAMVFSRHRGAPLGATAFKSAAGALEHLLLVEVSSVADAVSSLRDLGVWVVALDAGSERSLFGLDLLAEPVAIVVGAEGGGVSRLVGERADVIASIPLLGPVESLNASVAAALAVYEVARVRGFGPGSGVG; encoded by the coding sequence ATGGCACCACCTGGCATCGGCGATAGCGTCGAGGGCGTTCACGCCGTCGACGCCGCCCTAGGCGCCGGAAGAGTGACCCGTCTCACCGTGGAGCGCGGGCGGGCGAACGCCCTCGGCGAAATGCTCGACCGGGCGCGGGCCGCCGGCGTTCCCGTCGATCTGGTCGACGATGTGCGTCGCTCGGCAGCCACCGATGCGCCCCAGGGCGTGCTGGCGACATGTCGCCCGATCCGGCCCGTCTCCCTGGACGAGGCGGTGGCCGCTTCCACGCCGGCGGCGGTACTGGTGCTCGACCATCTCGAGGACCCGCGCAACGTGGGTGCGATCGCCAGGACGGCGGTGGCGGCCGGTTTCGGGGCGATGGTGTTCTCCCGTCACCGGGGTGCCCCGCTCGGCGCCACGGCCTTCAAGTCGGCGGCAGGGGCCCTGGAGCATCTTCTCCTGGTCGAGGTGTCTTCGGTGGCCGACGCCGTGTCGTCGCTTCGAGACCTGGGGGTGTGGGTCGTGGCCCTGGACGCCGGGTCCGAGCGGTCGCTGTTCGGCCTCGACCTGCTGGCGGAGCCGGTGGCGATCGTCGTCGGCGCCGAAGGCGGCGGGGTGAGCCGGCTGGTGGGGGAGAGAGCCGACGTGATCGCATCGATCCCGCTGCTGGGACCGGTGGAGAGCCTCAACGCCTCGGTGGCGGCGGCGCTGGCGGTGTACGAGGTGGCCAGGGTGCGGGGATTCGGCCCAGGAAGCGGAGTCGGCTGA
- the cysS gene encoding cysteine--tRNA ligase, whose translation MRIYNTMGRHVEEFTPRVAGEVSMYVCGPTVQAAPHVGHGRQAVAFDVIRRYLTWSGHRVRHVSNITDVEDKIIAAAAAEGVTTSAVAQRATAAFLEAYRRLRVLPPDVMPRATDFVPQMIALIERLIEGGHAYPANGDVYFAVRSFPEYGRLSGRDVEEMRSGTRIEPGELKHDPLDFALWKASKPGEPEWSSPWGPGRPGWHIECSAMAAEELGFGFDVHGGGLDLVFPHHENEIAQSEAAEGSAPFARYWLHNGMVTLRGEKMSKSEGNVVSLDELLERHRPEVLRLFYLRAQYRQPIEYAPDLLDDADAALDRLWSFRRRAGDPGETPPDEGTIAAFRQAMDDDFNTAAAIGALFDAVREGNRLLDAGEDAASIVAAYDVITGVLAIDEPAVDVSDLELSLAELATEFGVPGSDAESSISALIARRAEARHLRQFAVADGIRDGLAGLGIVLEDGADGTTWHRR comes from the coding sequence TCGCCGGAGAGGTGTCCATGTACGTGTGCGGGCCGACGGTTCAGGCGGCTCCCCACGTCGGCCACGGGCGCCAGGCGGTCGCCTTCGACGTCATACGGCGCTACTTGACCTGGTCCGGGCATCGGGTTCGGCACGTGAGCAACATCACCGATGTCGAGGACAAGATCATCGCCGCCGCCGCCGCCGAGGGTGTCACCACTTCCGCGGTGGCGCAACGGGCCACGGCCGCCTTCCTCGAGGCCTATCGCCGCTTGCGGGTGCTGCCGCCCGACGTCATGCCCCGGGCAACCGATTTCGTCCCGCAGATGATCGCCCTCATCGAGAGGCTCATCGAGGGGGGCCATGCCTACCCGGCGAACGGGGACGTCTACTTCGCGGTGCGCTCCTTCCCCGAGTATGGGCGCCTTTCCGGGCGCGATGTCGAAGAGATGCGCAGCGGCACTCGCATCGAACCCGGCGAGCTGAAGCACGATCCGCTCGACTTCGCCCTCTGGAAGGCTTCCAAGCCTGGCGAACCGGAGTGGAGTTCGCCGTGGGGTCCTGGCCGGCCCGGCTGGCACATCGAGTGCTCGGCGATGGCCGCCGAGGAGCTCGGGTTCGGGTTCGATGTCCACGGCGGCGGGCTCGACCTGGTGTTCCCTCATCACGAGAACGAGATCGCCCAGTCGGAGGCCGCCGAGGGATCGGCCCCGTTCGCCCGGTACTGGCTGCACAACGGGATGGTGACCCTGCGCGGCGAGAAGATGTCCAAGTCGGAGGGGAACGTGGTCTCGCTCGACGAGCTGCTGGAACGGCACCGCCCCGAGGTGCTGCGGCTCTTCTACCTTCGCGCCCAGTACCGCCAGCCCATCGAGTACGCCCCCGATCTGCTCGACGACGCCGATGCCGCCCTCGATCGCCTCTGGTCGTTCCGTCGTCGGGCCGGCGATCCCGGCGAGACGCCACCCGACGAGGGCACGATCGCAGCCTTTCGCCAGGCGATGGACGACGACTTCAACACCGCCGCCGCCATCGGGGCCTTGTTCGATGCGGTTCGCGAGGGGAACCGGCTGCTCGATGCCGGTGAGGACGCGGCGTCGATCGTCGCCGCCTACGACGTCATCACCGGGGTGCTCGCCATCGACGAGCCTGCGGTCGACGTCTCGGACCTGGAACTGTCGCTGGCGGAACTCGCCACCGAGTTCGGTGTCCCCGGCTCGGATGCAGAGTCGTCGATCTCGGCACTCATCGCCCGGCGCGCCGAGGCGCGCCACCTCCGCCAGTTCGCCGTCGCCGACGGCATCAGGGACGGCCTGGCCGGGCTGGGGATAGTTCTCGAGGATGGCGCCGATGGCACCACCTGGCATCGGCGATAG